One window of Psychrobacillus sp. FSL H8-0483 genomic DNA carries:
- a CDS encoding S-layer homology domain-containing protein, with amino-acid sequence MKTVRILLVLLVTFVLFPITPTFAAEKTIDQYYMDDVDYGHGAYEQLERFLYSDIIDGYEETEVYEEDGEVYEYTSILIKPENSITRAQFTKILVNAMNLTSGEIKKTFPDVNSSAWYYNYVQIASSRGIITGKEDGTFKPNDKITRAQMATMIYRAFNETVDFSTTGKTFKDVTKKSSAYEAVVKTAGVGIVNGYGDEFKPNNFAKRSHAVLMIDRALHLESGTAEDELSVIQTVNRNITGELSLYSEQQNHEALEALYRETTMGYYLAYSLDNQILLDDPEYSLGSVKMEQVGKHSSSIVSLNKRFAEVKVDNLKVHVSVSEPEMDMNFEVTVDLSSTAYLKKTEGGTWKIYNLVFDDEDYEDTLTAAMAGN; translated from the coding sequence TTGAAGACAGTTCGTATTTTATTAGTTTTACTTGTTACTTTTGTTCTTTTTCCTATAACACCTACTTTTGCAGCAGAAAAAACCATTGATCAATATTACATGGATGATGTAGATTATGGGCATGGGGCTTATGAACAATTAGAACGCTTCTTGTATTCAGATATCATAGATGGATATGAAGAAACAGAGGTTTATGAAGAAGATGGAGAAGTATATGAATATACATCCATTCTTATAAAACCAGAAAATAGTATTACCCGTGCACAATTCACAAAAATTTTGGTTAATGCTATGAATTTAACAAGTGGTGAGATTAAAAAAACGTTCCCTGATGTAAATTCTTCAGCTTGGTATTATAACTATGTCCAAATTGCTAGTAGCAGAGGGATTATTACTGGAAAAGAAGATGGAACCTTTAAACCAAATGATAAGATTACACGTGCTCAAATGGCTACTATGATTTATCGTGCATTTAATGAGACGGTGGATTTTTCAACAACAGGAAAAACTTTCAAAGATGTAACTAAAAAAAGCAGCGCTTATGAAGCAGTTGTAAAAACAGCAGGTGTCGGAATTGTAAATGGTTATGGAGACGAGTTCAAACCGAATAATTTCGCTAAACGTTCCCATGCCGTATTGATGATTGACCGTGCATTACATCTAGAATCTGGAACAGCTGAAGACGAACTTTCAGTGATTCAAACTGTAAATCGTAACATCACAGGAGAGTTGTCACTTTACTCTGAACAACAAAATCATGAAGCGTTGGAAGCTCTTTATCGCGAAACAACAATGGGTTATTATCTAGCTTATTCACTTGATAACCAGATTCTACTAGATGACCCTGAATATTCATTGGGTTCCGTTAAGATGGAACAAGTAGGTAAGCATTCAAGCAGTATTGTTTCCTTAAATAAGCGTTTTGCAGAAGTTAAAGTAGACAATCTAAAGGTTCATGTTTCCGTGAGTGAACCAGAAATGGACATGAATTTTGAAGTGACAGTGGATTTATCAAGTACTGCATATTTAAAGAAAACAGAAGGCGGAACTTGGAAAATTTATAACCTTGTCTTTGATGATGAGGACTATGAAGATACGCTAACTGCAGCTATGGCTGGTAATTAA
- a CDS encoding transporter substrate-binding domain-containing protein: protein MFKFKKLLMLSALIGLLSIIMMGCSGESSKSSADGKKDETSKVSIAALNNYPPLMFKKEGKLVGFEHDILEAIAKEENLDIEYKEMKFDGFIPGLQSNQVDVASSLLIREERKEVVDFADVFLKSGLVLVVAKDSPIQSLEDLKGKTIVATQGSTTLEKAKELAAKYGGEAKPLKETDALYMDVENGNSDALVLNSPTVDYRLKVDGDNVKFRIVGEHLTVDEHAFAVKKGNTELVEKINSGLKTIKENGEFNKIHAEWFGE from the coding sequence ATGTTTAAGTTTAAAAAACTGTTGATGTTATCTGCATTAATTGGACTATTGTCTATTATCATGATGGGATGTAGTGGCGAAAGTTCTAAATCCAGCGCTGATGGAAAGAAAGACGAAACATCAAAAGTTAGTATTGCAGCATTAAATAATTATCCACCACTTATGTTCAAAAAAGAGGGTAAGCTGGTCGGTTTTGAACATGATATTTTGGAAGCGATTGCAAAAGAAGAAAATCTTGATATTGAATATAAAGAGATGAAATTTGATGGATTTATTCCAGGATTGCAATCAAATCAAGTGGATGTTGCATCGTCATTACTAATACGTGAAGAACGTAAAGAAGTAGTAGACTTTGCAGACGTATTCTTAAAATCCGGACTCGTATTAGTTGTTGCTAAAGATAGTCCAATCCAATCATTAGAAGATCTGAAAGGTAAAACAATTGTCGCTACACAGGGCTCTACAACTTTAGAAAAGGCAAAAGAATTGGCAGCAAAATATGGTGGGGAAGCAAAGCCTCTAAAAGAAACTGATGCCCTTTACATGGATGTAGAAAATGGGAACTCAGATGCTCTCGTGCTCAACTCACCAACTGTTGACTACCGTTTAAAAGTGGATGGAGACAATGTTAAATTCAGAATCGTAGGAGAACATCTGACTGTTGATGAACATGCTTTTGCTGTTAAAAAAGGAAATACAGAATTAGTAGAAAAAATAAATTCAGGATTAAAGACCATTAAAGAAAATGGAGAATTCAATAAAATTCATGCTGAGTGGTTCGGTGAATAA
- a CDS encoding amino acid ABC transporter permease, translated as MGTTLKVIEEALPYLLQGLYMTVLISVVSIIISLGIGLVACFMRMSKYAILRYPAAMYVNLIRGTPILIQILFIYFGAPSVLDIRLSALTAGLIAISLNIGAYNTEIFRGGIESISKGQMEAGRSLGFSYSQTMALIILPQAIRRMIPSFVNQLTHAIKDTSMLSVIGIAELTMVGQSIYAMNFRSFEILTVVGAFYFITIYTVSLISTRMERRFVIT; from the coding sequence ATGGGAACAACACTAAAAGTAATTGAAGAAGCATTGCCATACCTCTTGCAAGGGTTGTACATGACAGTTTTAATCTCTGTCGTATCAATAATCATATCGCTTGGTATCGGTTTGGTCGCTTGTTTTATGCGAATGTCAAAGTATGCCATTTTGCGGTATCCTGCTGCAATGTATGTAAACCTCATTCGTGGGACTCCAATACTGATTCAAATATTATTCATCTATTTTGGTGCACCGTCTGTTCTGGATATAAGACTTTCCGCTTTAACTGCGGGACTAATTGCAATAAGTTTAAACATTGGGGCATATAATACAGAAATTTTTCGTGGCGGTATCGAATCGATTAGTAAAGGGCAAATGGAAGCTGGCAGATCACTTGGCTTTTCATATTCTCAAACAATGGCATTAATTATTTTACCTCAGGCAATACGTCGAATGATTCCTTCATTCGTTAATCAATTGACTCATGCCATTAAGGATACGTCTATGCTTTCCGTAATAGGAATAGCGGAATTGACAATGGTTGGACAATCAATTTACGCAATGAACTTCAGGTCCTTTGAAATATTGACGGTAGTGGGTGCATTTTACTTTATCACCATTTATACCGTTTCTCTTATTTCAACTAGGATGGAACGGAGGTTTGTGATTACATGA
- a CDS encoding energy-coupling factor transporter transmembrane component T: MDYAFIDSFRKAQVQNNWFLDLNPLSKLNIILILAIIPIVAKSWIVSVAVILFYFILATASSRIKQFSKVYIRLGLLIGSLLFIMRAMFIPGEDVLMKFGFLTITQEGVDHGIQFATLVVAICGALVFYSVATQAKDLMLALEKKGVSPTATYVILSSLQSIIDLGSMSKLIMESQKARGIETEGKAINRIKAFFPILGPLFLGAISNSEEKAIAMDARAFYAPAKNTHLRELRPVPLSEKIILLIVNLAFIGFIVWRVVG; the protein is encoded by the coding sequence ATGGATTATGCATTTATCGATTCGTTTAGAAAAGCACAAGTACAAAATAATTGGTTTTTAGATCTTAATCCACTAAGTAAGTTAAATATTATCCTCATTTTAGCGATTATCCCGATTGTCGCTAAGAGTTGGATAGTTAGTGTAGCGGTTATCCTTTTTTATTTTATTCTCGCAACAGCGTCCAGTCGTATCAAACAGTTCTCAAAAGTCTATATTCGGCTTGGACTTCTAATTGGTTCGTTACTCTTCATAATGAGGGCGATGTTCATACCCGGAGAAGATGTACTGATGAAATTCGGCTTTCTAACAATTACGCAAGAAGGCGTGGACCACGGAATACAGTTTGCTACATTAGTTGTGGCAATTTGCGGAGCGCTTGTATTTTATAGTGTTGCGACGCAAGCGAAAGACTTAATGCTTGCCCTAGAAAAAAAGGGTGTCTCTCCTACGGCTACCTACGTTATTCTTTCTTCGCTCCAGTCCATTATTGACCTTGGAAGCATGTCGAAGCTAATTATGGAATCACAGAAAGCGAGGGGAATCGAGACGGAGGGAAAAGCCATTAATCGCATCAAAGCTTTTTTCCCGATACTAGGACCATTGTTTTTAGGGGCTATCTCCAATTCAGAAGAAAAGGCGATTGCAATGGATGCAAGAGCATTTTATGCACCCGCAAAAAATACGCATTTACGCGAATTACGGCCGGTTCCTCTGTCTGAGAAAATAATTTTGCTTATCGTCAATCTTGCTTTTATAGGATTTATCGTATGGAGGGTTGTTGGATGA
- a CDS encoding hydroxyacid dehydrogenase: MTKTVLLIEPTIRPIGVDYLTSNFNVVVAPNGLEETIIEYINEHKAHAVIIRTEKITKNILEQCPTLEVIGMHGVGLDTIDVPSATEYGVMVLNAPFSNYTSVAEHSIMSILALSRDLRVSDSKVRNNEWNHREVYFPMEINAKTLLIVGMGKVGQDLAKKAKAFNMNVLGFDPFLSESEMKIHGVLKVDDVNLYLPQCDFISLHAPLTKSTYHMFSAEQFELMKNTSFIINLGRGSLINEEALLDALVHKKISGAALDVLEQEPPNSDNPLFKLENVIFTPHFGGDTLEAKDRCSESITKEVGIVLQGQISRNLVNLQVLGNAKYLNKNSKIQLEGVK, from the coding sequence ATGACCAAAACTGTCCTATTAATTGAACCTACTATCCGTCCGATTGGAGTAGATTATTTAACTAGCAATTTCAATGTAGTAGTAGCACCTAATGGATTAGAAGAAACGATTATAGAATATATAAATGAGCATAAAGCTCATGCAGTTATTATTAGAACAGAAAAAATCACTAAAAATATTTTAGAACAATGCCCCACTTTAGAGGTGATCGGTATGCACGGAGTTGGATTAGATACTATTGACGTGCCAAGCGCAACAGAGTATGGAGTAATGGTATTGAATGCTCCATTCAGCAATTATACGTCAGTAGCCGAACACTCTATTATGTCGATTCTCGCACTGAGTAGAGATTTAAGAGTAAGTGATTCAAAAGTTAGAAATAACGAATGGAATCACAGAGAAGTTTATTTTCCAATGGAAATAAACGCTAAAACTCTTTTGATTGTTGGAATGGGTAAAGTTGGGCAGGATTTAGCTAAAAAAGCGAAAGCGTTTAATATGAATGTGTTAGGATTTGATCCATTTTTATCAGAATCAGAAATGAAAATACATGGTGTATTAAAGGTAGATGATGTGAACTTATATCTTCCACAATGCGACTTCATCTCATTACATGCACCACTTACAAAGAGTACTTATCACATGTTTTCTGCAGAACAATTTGAATTAATGAAAAATACATCGTTCATTATCAACTTAGGTAGGGGCTCTTTGATAAATGAAGAAGCACTGCTAGATGCTTTAGTTCATAAAAAAATAAGCGGTGCCGCATTAGATGTTTTGGAACAAGAACCTCCAAATAGTGATAATCCCTTGTTCAAATTAGAAAATGTAATCTTCACCCCTCATTTTGGCGGCGATACATTGGAAGCAAAGGATAGATGCTCTGAATCAATAACAAAAGAAGTTGGTATTGTTCTTCAAGGTCAAATATCTCGAAACTTAGTGAATCTGCAAGTGTTAGGAAATGCCAAATATTTAAATAAAAATTCAAAAATTCAATTAGAAGGAGTTAAATAA
- a CDS encoding GntR family transcriptional regulator, with translation MLDKNDFTPLYIQLYRQLRLKIVNGEYIQGEAIPSETEMMKLFDTTRGTIRKALSLLVNEGLVHQVRGKGTFVRLSPLQYSITNFGGFTDYLKNRNELAVSKVLEQNRVTIDGTEYYQLTRARGVQKEDSVTYLMIDTSLLPVNLFPDLDKNNFENESLYKILREQYRVKPTRSEVSLSPILIDDQMRNILELNGEEVALLKAEGNVYDQNNRKIEKVKIVYAPTIEFNIMTSINSSK, from the coding sequence TTGCTAGATAAGAATGATTTTACTCCTTTGTATATTCAACTGTATCGTCAATTGAGGTTGAAGATAGTAAATGGTGAGTATATACAAGGGGAAGCGATTCCATCTGAAACAGAGATGATGAAGTTGTTTGATACGACTCGCGGTACCATTAGAAAAGCCTTGTCTTTGTTAGTGAATGAGGGGCTAGTCCATCAAGTTCGTGGGAAAGGTACTTTCGTTCGACTAAGTCCACTTCAGTACAGTATTACCAATTTTGGTGGCTTTACTGATTATTTGAAAAACCGTAATGAGCTAGCCGTTTCGAAAGTATTAGAACAAAACAGGGTGACAATTGATGGAACAGAATACTATCAGTTGACGCGAGCCCGTGGCGTACAAAAGGAAGATTCCGTTACCTACTTGATGATTGATACTTCATTGCTTCCAGTGAACTTATTTCCAGACCTAGACAAAAATAATTTTGAAAATGAATCGCTTTACAAAATACTGCGTGAACAGTATCGAGTTAAGCCGACTCGGTCGGAAGTCTCTTTGTCACCGATTTTAATTGATGACCAAATGAGAAACATACTAGAGTTAAATGGAGAAGAAGTTGCATTACTGAAAGCGGAAGGTAATGTATACGATCAAAACAATAGAAAGATAGAAAAAGTGAAAATCGTTTATGCACCCACTATTGAATTCAATATAATGACGAGTATTAACTCGTCCAAATAA
- a CDS encoding GntR family transcriptional regulator — MYDTIQQKILDGIFQQGDILPSEVELEKMFNVSRTPVRQALKQLENDRLIYRVQGKGSFVANQQPKETWTNMSGFRNQYSTDWEKISVRTIELKKVVDPHFCSLLHVGENEELIYLKRIRYLNNQPMIYLEHYIRSILPIEVYQEDSAFSSVQKLLKEKAGIELIEVEDEIEAVIADPYISGALQIPNSSAVLKGTRISYTENRTPIDLNIFYINTNNWKYYSHYQNHSQT, encoded by the coding sequence ATATATGACACGATTCAACAGAAAATACTCGATGGTATTTTTCAACAAGGTGATATTTTGCCTTCAGAAGTTGAGTTAGAGAAGATGTTTAATGTTAGTCGAACACCTGTAAGGCAGGCATTAAAACAGCTTGAAAATGATCGACTTATTTACAGGGTGCAAGGTAAGGGATCATTTGTAGCAAATCAGCAGCCAAAAGAAACATGGACGAACATGTCAGGGTTTCGAAATCAATACAGTACCGATTGGGAGAAAATATCCGTAAGAACAATCGAACTAAAAAAAGTAGTAGATCCCCATTTTTGTAGCCTTCTACATGTAGGAGAAAATGAAGAATTGATTTATTTGAAGAGAATTAGATATTTGAATAATCAGCCTATGATTTACCTGGAACATTATATTCGTTCCATATTGCCCATAGAGGTTTATCAAGAAGATAGTGCATTTTCTTCTGTCCAAAAGTTGCTGAAAGAAAAAGCCGGTATCGAGTTAATAGAAGTTGAGGACGAAATAGAAGCTGTAATAGCGGATCCTTATATTTCCGGTGCATTGCAAATTCCTAATTCGTCAGCAGTCTTAAAAGGAACCAGGATTTCCTATACAGAAAATAGAACGCCAATCGATTTGAATATTTTTTATATAAACACAAATAACTGGAAATATTACTCCCATTATCAAAATCATTCTCAAACTTAA
- the dapA gene encoding 4-hydroxy-tetrahydrodipicolinate synthase, translating into MKYKGIMTALVTPMDENGLVDKQSFANLIQDQLNNNIHSLLVLGGTGEYTALNMEQRKIAIDVAISEVNGKVPVVVGLLSPGLGDNIELGKYAKQAGADSVMAVTPFYVSPTKEGFIQYYEVLDKALDMPIILYNIPYKTGINMTNDVVEKIVGKIPNVVGMKVCSDNMGDVIELIQSVGDKISVLCGEDYRAVSSFITGAPGAITASSNLIPDVWVKIYDLVQQKEYDEAVELHKKFFPLMKALYREGNPGPLKAALNMIGLPVSSVSVPLLDPSLQVVEELKSKLDELIVPVR; encoded by the coding sequence ATGAAATATAAAGGAATTATGACTGCTTTAGTTACCCCGATGGATGAAAATGGATTAGTTGATAAACAAAGTTTTGCAAATTTAATTCAAGATCAATTAAATAATAATATTCATTCTTTACTTGTATTAGGCGGAACAGGTGAATATACTGCACTTAATATGGAACAACGAAAAATAGCGATTGATGTTGCAATAAGCGAAGTTAATGGCAAGGTACCGGTAGTAGTCGGTTTGCTTTCTCCTGGGTTGGGAGACAATATAGAATTAGGAAAATATGCAAAACAAGCTGGTGCCGATTCTGTAATGGCCGTTACACCGTTTTATGTAAGCCCGACAAAAGAAGGTTTCATTCAATACTATGAAGTCCTTGATAAAGCTTTGGACATGCCGATTATCCTCTATAACATTCCGTATAAAACAGGCATTAATATGACGAATGATGTGGTGGAAAAAATTGTTGGGAAAATTCCGAACGTAGTGGGAATGAAAGTTTGTTCCGATAACATGGGAGATGTAATTGAATTAATCCAATCTGTTGGAGATAAAATCTCAGTTCTTTGCGGAGAGGATTATAGAGCGGTTTCATCATTTATAACAGGAGCACCTGGTGCTATTACGGCCAGTTCCAACCTTATCCCAGACGTTTGGGTGAAAATCTATGATTTGGTTCAACAAAAAGAATACGATGAAGCAGTAGAGCTCCATAAAAAGTTTTTCCCACTCATGAAAGCACTCTACAGAGAAGGAAATCCGGGTCCTCTAAAAGCAGCGTTAAATATGATTGGCTTGCCAGTCAGTTCTGTTTCAGTTCCATTATTAGATCCTTCACTCCAAGTAGTAGAAGAACTGAAGAGTAAACTGGATGAATTAATCGTACCTGTAAGGTAA
- a CDS encoding amino acid ABC transporter ATP-binding protein produces the protein MIKVENLSKSFGNLEVLKNISTYIAPQEVVCIIGSSGSGKSTFLRCLNLLEEPTGGQIIVEDENIVDKDTDINKLRQKMGMVFQQFNLFPQKSVIENITLAPMKLKKKSKKDAKTQAMELLKKVGLSEKADVYPTNLSGGQQQRVAIARALAMEPHVMLFDEPTSALDPEMVGEVLRVMKQLAKEGMTMVIVTHEMGFAREVADRVIYIDGGCIIEEGNPQDLFSNPTHERTKAFLSKVL, from the coding sequence ATGATTAAAGTTGAGAATCTTTCCAAGTCATTTGGAAACTTAGAAGTCTTAAAAAATATTAGTACGTATATTGCACCACAAGAAGTGGTTTGCATTATCGGCTCTTCTGGTTCTGGAAAAAGCACGTTCTTAAGATGTCTAAATCTCTTGGAAGAACCCACAGGTGGACAAATTATCGTTGAAGACGAAAACATAGTAGATAAAGACACGGATATTAATAAGCTCCGTCAAAAAATGGGGATGGTTTTTCAACAATTTAATCTTTTTCCACAAAAAAGTGTCATTGAAAATATCACATTAGCCCCAATGAAATTAAAAAAGAAATCTAAAAAAGATGCCAAAACGCAAGCGATGGAACTATTAAAAAAAGTTGGGCTATCTGAAAAAGCCGACGTTTATCCTACTAATCTGTCCGGTGGTCAACAACAGCGAGTAGCCATTGCAAGAGCATTGGCTATGGAACCTCATGTCATGTTATTTGACGAACCGACTTCTGCACTTGATCCTGAAATGGTAGGTGAAGTTCTAAGAGTTATGAAGCAACTGGCAAAAGAGGGGATGACGATGGTCATCGTAACTCATGAAATGGGCTTTGCTCGTGAAGTGGCAGACCGAGTAATTTATATTGATGGTGGATGTATTATTGAGGAAGGTAACCCACAGGATTTATTTTCAAACCCAACTCATGAGAGAACAAAAGCATTTTTATCAAAAGTTTTATAA
- the pruA gene encoding L-glutamate gamma-semialdehyde dehydrogenase, which yields MVIAYKHEPFTDFTKEENKEAFKEALKLVQSYLGKDYDLIIGGERISTEDKIVSVNPSNKEEVVGRVSKANQELAEKAMKIADKAFNTWKKTKAEVRADVLFRSAAIVRRRKHEFSAILVKEAGKPWNEADADTAEAIDFMEYYGRQMLKLKDGVPVESRPIEHNSFNYISLGVGVIISPWNFAFAIMAGMTTAAIVSGNTVLLKPASTTPVVAAKFIEVLEEAGLPKGVVNFVPGNGAEVGDYLVDHPQTRFISFTGSRDIGLRIFERASILSEGQIWLKRVIAEMGGKDTIVVDKEADLELAAKSIVLSAFGFSGQKCSACSRAVIVEDVYDSVLNRAIELTKELTVGDGADPSNYMGPVNDQNAFDKVMSYIEIGKQEGKLLAGGEGDDTKGWFIQPTIIADVAEDARIMKEEIFGPVVAFCKARDFDHAIEIANNTEYGLTGAVISNNRENIEKAREDFHVGNLYFNRGCTGAIVGYQPFGGFNMSGTDSKAGGPDYLIQHMQGKTTSEML from the coding sequence ATGGTAATCGCATATAAACACGAACCTTTTACAGATTTTACTAAGGAAGAAAATAAAGAGGCATTTAAAGAGGCACTTAAATTAGTACAATCATATCTTGGAAAAGACTATGATTTAATCATAGGCGGGGAGCGTATCTCAACAGAAGACAAAATTGTTTCTGTCAATCCGTCAAATAAAGAAGAAGTGGTTGGTCGTGTATCCAAAGCCAACCAGGAGCTTGCTGAAAAGGCAATGAAAATTGCTGATAAAGCGTTCAATACATGGAAGAAAACAAAGGCTGAAGTAAGGGCTGATGTTTTATTCCGTTCAGCAGCAATTGTAAGACGCCGTAAACACGAATTCTCAGCTATCTTAGTAAAAGAAGCTGGGAAGCCATGGAATGAAGCAGACGCAGATACTGCTGAAGCTATTGATTTTATGGAATATTATGGGCGGCAGATGTTGAAATTAAAAGATGGAGTGCCAGTAGAAAGTCGTCCAATCGAGCATAATAGTTTTAATTATATTTCGCTTGGTGTTGGAGTGATCATTTCGCCTTGGAACTTTGCATTTGCTATTATGGCAGGCATGACAACAGCAGCTATCGTTTCTGGCAATACCGTATTATTAAAGCCAGCAAGTACCACTCCAGTTGTGGCAGCTAAATTTATAGAAGTACTTGAAGAAGCTGGACTTCCTAAAGGGGTTGTCAATTTCGTACCTGGGAACGGGGCTGAGGTAGGAGATTATTTAGTTGACCACCCCCAAACTCGCTTTATTAGTTTCACTGGATCACGAGATATAGGTCTTCGCATTTTCGAACGGGCCTCAATACTAAGTGAGGGTCAAATTTGGTTAAAACGTGTTATTGCTGAGATGGGTGGTAAAGATACCATCGTTGTTGACAAAGAAGCGGATTTGGAATTGGCTGCAAAGTCTATCGTATTATCGGCTTTTGGTTTCTCAGGTCAAAAATGCTCTGCTTGTTCACGTGCAGTTATTGTAGAAGATGTATACGATTCAGTATTAAACCGTGCTATTGAACTTACAAAAGAATTAACCGTAGGAGATGGAGCAGATCCATCGAATTATATGGGGCCAGTAAATGACCAAAACGCATTCGATAAAGTCATGAGCTATATAGAGATTGGTAAGCAAGAAGGTAAACTCCTTGCTGGTGGTGAGGGAGATGACACCAAAGGATGGTTCATCCAACCAACAATCATTGCTGATGTAGCAGAAGATGCACGTATAATGAAAGAAGAAATATTTGGTCCAGTTGTAGCATTCTGTAAAGCACGTGATTTTGATCATGCCATTGAAATTGCGAATAACACAGAATATGGTTTAACAGGAGCTGTAATTTCTAATAACCGAGAAAATATCGAAAAGGCACGTGAGGATTTCCATGTTGGGAATCTATATTTCAATAGAGGATGTACGGGTGCTATTGTGGGATACCAACCATTTGGTGGATTTAATATGTCAGGAACGGATTCAAAAGCTGGCGGACCAGATTATTTAATTCAGCATATGCAGGGTAAGACAACATCAGAAATGCTTTGA
- a CDS encoding aminotransferase class I/II-fold pyridoxal phosphate-dependent enzyme has protein sequence MYSFKNDYAEGAHPRILQALIESNFVQEEGYGGDSFTLKAIELLKEKLGRQDVDIHLLSGGTQTNLTAISAFLRPHEAAIAASTGHILTHETGAIEATGHKVISVETKDGKLNPSLIKEVLDLHTDEHMVKPKLVYLSNSTEIGSIYNKSELTNLKDFCEENNLILYMDGARLGSALCSVENDLKLSDIPALVDAFYIGGTKNGALLGEALVICRDSLKEDFRFHLKQKGALLAKGRLLGIQFYELFKDDLFFELAQRANKMANILGEACSNAKFSFLTHSPSNQIFPILPNEIIVELQKNYSFIVWEKVDSTHSAIRLVTSWATKEEEVRKFVEDLKELYSK, from the coding sequence TTGTATAGTTTCAAGAATGATTACGCTGAAGGAGCACATCCAAGAATTTTACAAGCCTTAATTGAGTCCAACTTTGTACAAGAAGAAGGCTATGGTGGGGATAGTTTTACTCTTAAAGCAATTGAGCTTTTGAAGGAGAAATTAGGGAGACAGGACGTTGATATACACCTACTATCGGGTGGGACCCAAACAAATTTAACGGCAATTTCTGCTTTTCTTCGACCACATGAAGCGGCAATCGCTGCAAGTACAGGTCATATTCTTACACATGAAACAGGTGCGATTGAAGCTACTGGACATAAAGTCATATCAGTAGAAACGAAAGATGGAAAACTGAATCCTTCTCTAATAAAAGAAGTTCTGGACTTACATACAGATGAACATATGGTAAAACCAAAATTGGTTTACCTATCAAATTCAACAGAAATTGGCTCTATCTATAATAAGAGTGAACTGACGAATTTAAAAGATTTTTGTGAAGAAAATAATCTTATACTATATATGGATGGGGCAAGACTTGGGTCAGCGCTGTGCTCTGTTGAAAATGACTTGAAGCTAAGTGACATTCCTGCACTTGTGGATGCTTTCTATATTGGTGGGACCAAGAACGGTGCCTTACTGGGAGAAGCATTAGTCATTTGCCGTGATTCTTTAAAAGAAGATTTTCGTTTTCATTTGAAGCAAAAAGGGGCTCTTCTTGCAAAAGGGAGACTGTTAGGCATTCAATTCTATGAGCTGTTCAAAGATGATTTGTTTTTTGAATTGGCTCAGCGTGCGAATAAGATGGCAAACATTCTTGGGGAAGCATGTAGCAATGCCAAATTTTCATTTTTGACCCATTCTCCATCAAATCAAATCTTTCCGATATTACCCAACGAAATTATTGTGGAGCTTCAAAAAAATTACTCGTTTATTGTATGGGAAAAGGTTGATTCTACACACTCTGCGATTCGATTAGTAACATCATGGGCAACTAAAGAAGAAGAGGTAAGAAAATTTGTAGAAGATTTGAAAGAATTGTATAGTAAGTGA